The following coding sequences lie in one Phaenicophaeus curvirostris isolate KB17595 chromosome 5, BPBGC_Pcur_1.0, whole genome shotgun sequence genomic window:
- the DNAL1 gene encoding dynein axonemal light chain 1: MAKATTIKEALAKWEAKNGQKASDAKEVKLYGQIPPVERMDESLSTLVNCEKLSLSTNCIERIANLSSLKNLRILSLGRNNIKNLNGLEAVADTLEELWISYNFIEKLRGIHVMKKLKVLYMSNNLVKDWAEFVRLAELPLLEDLVFVGNPLQQKYASDQKNSWIEEATKRVPTLKKLDGILVIKQEEEEEGAN; the protein is encoded by the exons ATG gcaaaagcaACGACTATCAAAGAAGCTCTAGCCAAGTGG GAAGCAAAAAATGGCCAGAAGGCTTCAGATGCAAAGGAGGTGAAACTGTACGGTCAGATTCCTCCTGTAGAGAGGATGGATGAATCTCTCTCCACACTTGTTAACTGCGA GAAACTGTCACTGTCTACAAACTGCATTGAAAGAATCGCCAACTTGAGCAGCTTAA aaaatttGAGGATTCTGTCTTTGGGAAGAAATAATATAAAGAACTTGAATGGATTG GAGGCAGTTGCAGATACTTTAGAGGAGCTGTGGATCTCATACAACTTCATTGAGAAACTGAGGGGTATCCATGTAATGAAGAAGCTGAAGGTTCTTTATATGTCAAATAATTTGGTGAAAGACTGGG CAGAGTTTGTGAGACTGGCAGAGCTGCCATTACTAGAGGACCTGGTTTTTGTAGGCAATCCGCTACAACAGAAATACGCCTCTGATCAGAAGAACAGCTGGATTGAAGAAGCAACCAAACGGGTACCCACGCTGAAAAAGTTGGATG gaaTCCTAGTTATTAaacaagaagaagaggaagaaggagcaaACTGA